The Acidipropionibacterium virtanenii DNA segment CGACGAACGCCGCGGGACCGATTGGAGCGCGGCGCCGAGCGGACGAGGAGTCAACGACATTGATTCCACGGCACTGCTGCATCTCAGGTCCCTGCTCAGTCGATCGCGGAACGCCCTGATGGAGGGTGTCGATGCGTCAACCGTTGATCTGTTGAGCATGCTGAATCTTTCCGACTCGCATGGAACTCTGACGAGCGCAGGTGAGCTACTACTGTGCCAACCTTTGGCGAACGCCAAGAACGATGTGCTTGTGTATCAGTTCAGGGAGACTCCCGGAGGAGATGTGAGGTCCGGGCGCCGCTGGCAGGCCCCGCTCCTGACTGCCGCCATCGAAGTACTCACGATGATCGAAGCTCGCATTGGAACAATTCCGATCAACTTATCGAACGGGCAGCAGATTCAGATCGAAGACTATCCGATAATCGCTGTTCGGGAGGCGCTCGCCAACGCATTGATCCATGGGGATCTCCGCGAGCGCAGACCGGTAACAGTGGAGCACTCATCGCAAAGCCTTGTCATCACCTCTCCGGCGCCTCTGGTCAGTGGTATCACGCCGGACAACATCCTTACTCATCCGCCGAGGCCGAGGTTTCCGTCGTTGGCGTCAGCCATGCGGGCAATGGGCCTCGCCGAGCAGTATGGACTCGGCGTTGACAGGATGTTCAAGGAGATGATTCGCAGCGGACGGGCGGTTCCAGTGCTCTCCGTGTCCGAGGGGGATCTTCGTGAAACGACTGTCAGATTTTCCGGAGGGCCTCCCAACTCGAGGATTGTGAAGTTCGTGGCGTCCCTTCCTAGTGTTGAGCAGGAAGACACCGACGCGCTTCTCATCGTCTCAACGCTCGTGAGCCGCCGCGTCCTCAATGCCGCGCAGCTGGCTCCTGTTGTGCAGCGCGATCCGGATGAGGCGCAGGCTGCGCTCCTATGGCTGTCCCAAGGGGCGGCACGAATCATCGAGCCGACGCCCCGCAGCTCCAAGCGTCGCCACCCCGATTATCGGCTGACTGCAGGAGCCGTGTCTTCGCTTGGCCCGGTTCTTGCATATCAGCCAAAACCGAAAAGTGACATAGAACGTAAAATTGTTGCTCACGTCAGGGATTATGATTCTATAAATAATGATGCAGTAAAACGAGTGTTCAACGTCGATGTGTACGCAGCACGAGATATATTGAAAGATCTCGTAAGTCGGGATATTTTGGCCAGGACGTCTGAGCAGAGCAGAGGGACAGCGGTCAAGTACGGCGCAGGTAAAAAGTTTCCCGCAAGAAGCCGAAAGCGGAATAAATCGACGATGAGACCTGAAGAAGGTCCAAGCCTATTCGACATGGGCTCCGACGTGGAATAGTCTGCAGTTTCAATGCTGTGGCATCCGCCCGAACACCACCCGGTCGTCGAGCCACTGCCAGATCTGGGCGGTCTCGGTGAAACCGGCCGCGCGCATGCTGGCCAGATGGAAGGCCACGTCGACCTTGGTGAGCGTCACCTTGTGGTCTCGCTGGGCGAAGTGGGCCTCGGCCTCGGCCTGCCAGCCGGGCATCGACGCCGCAGCGGAGAACCAGTCGTCCCAGCTCATGGCTCCGGCCCGGGTGAGGCGCTCCTCGGCCCGGCTGCGCTCGGCCGGGGCCAGGGCCGCCAGGAACGGCTGGGCGGTGGCGTCGAAGAAGAGGTGATCGGCGTTGAGCATCACCCCGCCCGGGTGCAGCACCCGCGCCACCTCGATGTGCAGCCGGGCGAGCTGCCCGGGCTGCAACCAGTGCAGGGCCGTGGCGCTCACCGCGGCGTCGAACCCGCCGAGCGGCAGGCCCTCGGTCCATCCCGGCGAGGCCATGTCCAGGTCGAGCACCTCGACCCGGTCGGGGTAGGGCGTGGACTCCCGGAACAGCCGCATGAGCAGCGGATCCCGGTCGACCCCGACCACCGTGGCGTCGGGGATCGCCGCCAGCACCGCGTTGCTCACCGAGCCCGGGCCGCAGCCCAGGTCCAGGACGCGAAGCGGATGGTCGAGGGTCGCCGCGACGGCGCCGAGCACATCGGTCATGACGCGGGTGCGATCGGCGCGGTACTCGACGAAGGCGGTCTGCTGGACCTCCCAGGCCTCCAGCAGCGCGGTGGGGGTGAATGTCGATGAGGTCATGTGGGGATTCTCCAGTATCGGGACGACAGATTCTTCCGGAGGCGGCCAGATATCGACGACGGCATGCACGGGCGCATGCCGGTCCGCATCCGGCCGACTTCAGGGGGTACTCGCACGGTCAGGACGGCTTGCGCGCCGTGACGATGAACTTGCCGCCCTGATAGCCGTACTTCCAGAACTCCAGGTTCCGCAGGCTCATCCGGTGGGTGTCGGGCTCGGCGGACACGTCGATGTACCCGGCCTCGCGCAGCAGCGCCAGGTCCAGCTCGGGGCGCTCGGCGGTGACGCTCGGCAGCTCGGCGGTCGGGTCGCCCGACGAACCGTGGCCCTCGCTGCTGGGCCGGCCCTCGGTGACGCGTACCAGCACCCGCGACAGCGCCACCCACGCACCGTGCCTCAGCCCGGTCCGGTCGCGCCGGTAGTTCCCGTCGTAGACCAGCACGACGCCGCCCGGCCGCAGCACCTCCATCCAGCGCCGATAGGCCGCCGCCGGATCGTGGAGGGTCCACACGACATCGCGGGAGACGATCGCATCGACCGATCCGGCCTCGAACCCGTCCAGGGCCACGACGTCGCCCCGGCGGACGTCGGCGTCGACGCCGTTCCACCGGAGGTTCCCGCGGGCCGCGCCGATCATTCCCTCCGAGGAGTCGATCGAGGTGACGCGGTGGCCGAGCCGGCCGAGCATGACCGAGAAGAATCCCGGGCCGCAGCCCACGTCGACGACGTCGAGAGGCCGGTCGCCGAGCCGGGCGCCGAGCTCGTGGCGCCAGTGGCGCACCTCGCGATGGTTGCGCAGTTGTCTCTCGACGATCTCGTCGTACTCCTGCGAATCGGAGGACCACATGTCCTGGAGTCGTTCCTGAACAGACACTGACATCTCTCTTTCCTGAGGTGGATCATCGGGTGATGAGCTTGGCGAGCTCCTCGGAGCCTTGCACCGACAGCGGTGTGGCCGGATCCGAGTAGGAGTACGGCATCGTCACGACGTGCCCGGATTTGACGGCCTTGAGCTGAGAGGCGCCCTTGAACTTCTCGAAAGTCGATGTGATGGTCGAGGAGTTCCCTCCGGAGCTCAGTAGGACGATCCATTCCGGATCCCGCTTGAGAATGTCCTCCATATTGACGTCGAACACTCTCTTCTCCGTGCTCTGGTAGACGTTCTCCAGGCCGTTCGCGTCGAAGGCCGCCTGGGCCATGCTCGAGCGTCCGTAGGCGGAGACCTGACCGCCGTCGGTCGCGACCCAGAAGGCCGCGGCCGTGGCCCCCTTCCCGGCGGCACGGGTCTTGACGTCGGCGGCCTGCTTGTCGAGCGCGGCATTGAGCGTCCTCGCCCTGGCCTGGATGCCGAACATGGTGCCGACCTTGGTGACCTCCTTGGTCACCAGGTCGTAGGAGGCGTGATCGGTGGGAGCCTCGTCGTCGCAGTAGGCGTCCGGCGAGTAGAGCTTGACCCCGGCCTTGCGCAGGGCGGCGCGATCGACGCCGCCGTCGTAGCCGACCACCAGGTCCACGTGGGCGTCCAGGATGGTCTCGGTGGAGACCGTCGCGCCACCGGTGGCACCCGTGACGCTCTTGAGCTGGGGCAGTGCCCGCAGCTTGGTCGCGGTGTTGATGTCGTAGCCCTCCAGATCGAGATTTCCGGCGCGGGCGGTCACCTTGTCCAGAACGTCGAGCATCGACAGCACGGAGGCATCCGTGTCGTTGAGAATCATCACCTTCCTGGGTGCTTCTGTGAAGGTGAGCTTCTCGGAGCAGCTCATCACGGTCGCGGGGAATCCCGACCCCGAACCGGAGGACGACGGGGAGGGGTCGGAGGCCACCGATGAACCGGCACACCCCGACAGCAGGAGCACTCCCGCGGTGAGGAGTGCCAGCCCTCTGGCGGGAATGAATGTGGATGCCATGTGAGTTCCTCTCAGTATGTGTTTCGTGGACATATGAGTACCGGTTGAACGATCTTCGCAGCGAGAAGTTGGAATATGAGGAGGCGGGATATCTGGACGCCGAGAAATAACCGTGGCCGGCGATGTCACGAGGCGACGCCGCCGGATATCGGGTCGAAGAACAGCCGGGTCCGCCCGGCGTAGTCGATGCGGTGGACGTCGACCCCGTACACCCTTGAGATGAGGCCGGGATCGAGCACCTCACGGCTCGAGCCGGAGGCCACCAGACGGCCACGATCCAGGAGGATGAGCTCCTGGCAGGAGCGGGCGGCCAGGTTGAGGTCGTGCAGAACGACGATGGTGGTCGCCGGCACCTGGTCGACGAGGCTGAGCAGGTCGAACTGGTGGCTGATGTCCAGGTGGTTCGTCGGTTCGTCGAGGATGAGATGGTCGGCGTCCTGCACGATGGCCCGGGCGATCAGCGCCCGCTGGCGCTCGCCCCCCGACAGCCGGGTGACGAGCCGGTCGGCCAGGTCGGTCATGTCCACCTTCGCCAGGGCGGCGTCGACCAGATCCCGGTCGGTGCGGTCCCCGTAGCCGGCCAGCGACCGGTGGGAGAGCCGCCCCAGGCCGACGGCGTCGCGCACCGTCAGCGGCAGGGCGTCGTCGTGCTCCTGGGAGACGACGGCCACCGAGCGGGCGATGGCCCGCCGCGACATCGAGGTGATGTCGGCACCGTCGACGAGCACCTTGCCGCCGGCCGCGCTCAGCGCCCGGTACATCGTCTGCACCAGCGTCGACTTGCCGGCCCCATTGGGGCCCACGACCCCGACGGTGCGGCCGTCGCAGGCGGTCAGGTCGACATGGTCCAGGACGACGCGGTCGCCGCGGCGCACGATGAGGGAACGGGCTTCGATCATGGTCTTCTCCTGTCGGTCGTGGTCATCGGGCCGGGTTCATCCGGCTGACCAGGGCCAGCAGGAAGGGAGCCCCGAGCAGCCCGGTGATCACCCCGATGGGCAGCTCGGAGGGGCTGAAGACGGTGCGCGAGAAGGTGTCCGCCCACACCAGGAAGACCGCTCCGGCAAGCCCCGACGCGACGACCAGCAGGCGGTGGCCGTAACCGGTGAAGGAGCGCATCAGGTGGGGGATGATGAGGCCGACGAAGCCGATCCCGCCGGCCAGGGCCACGATGATGCCGACCGCCGCCGAGACCGGGATGAGGATCACCAGGCGGATGGCGGCCGGGTTGATGCCCACCGACAGGGAGGTGCGGTCGCCGCTGGCCAGGGCATCGAGCCAGGGGGCGCACAACCACAGCATCGTCATGAGGGCGATGGCCACGCAGAGGATCCAGATGGACTGGCCCCAGCTCACCTTCGCCAGCGAGCCGAGCATCCAGAACATCACCGACCGCGCCGTCTCGGGGGAGTCCGAGGAGAAGATGATGAGGTTGGTGAGGGCCTGGAAGATGAAGCCGACCGCCAGCCCGGCCAGCACCAGGGTCAGCGCCGAGCCGTGCCGGCGTCCCCCGACGCCCAGCACCATGAAGGTCGCCGTCAGGGCGCCGAGAAAGGCCATGCCCGCGACTCCGAGGGTGCTGGAGACGCCGACCACGATGATCGCGGTGGCCGCCCCGGTCGAGGCGCCGGCGCTGACGCCCAGCACGTAGGGCTCGGCCAAGGGGTTGCGGACGACGGCCTGCAGGGCCACCCCGGAGACCCCGAGGACGGCCCCCACGCCGATCCCGGCGAGGATCCGGGGCATCCGGTTCTGCCAGACGATGGCGTCGGTGATGGCGTCCCAGGTGATGGCCGGGCGCAGGCCCAGGTGATCGGCCAGGACCCCGAGCACCTGGTCCATGGGCACCGATGCGGCCCCGAACGCGATGCTGACCACGGGCGTGGCGATCAGCAGGACGATGAGCAGGGCCAGCCGGAGGCGCCTGCTGCGGGCCCTAGACACGACGACGGGTGACGGATGTGCAACAACGGACATGGGCGATCCTTGGTCAGGCCGATTCGCGCGGCCGCGGACGGGTGCCTGGAAGGTCTTCGGACTCGGTTTCACCCAGCCGGGCACCCTTCCCGGGGATCGCTCCCCAGTGGTGCGTTGCCCGCTGTCCACCTCACCGCTGCGCGTCAGCTCCGGAGTCTCACCGGATTCCCTGTCGCCAGGCATCACAGACGTTAGCAGACGTTCGCTGTGAGCGGACGCCGGGGTCGGGCGTGCGGGTGTGGCCATCGGGCGGTTTGTGGTGTGCATTTCCCGACTTACTATATGAGAACGGTTCTCAAAAGGGGAATCGGGGGTGGGACCACCGGTCTCGTCCCAGAATCGGATCTCGTGCCGTGCGCACGTAGAGAGGAGATGCCCGATGGCGAAGAAGAGCGCGGAACTGAGGCCGATCGTCAAGCTGAGGTCGACCGCGGGGACCGGATACACCTACGTGACCCGCAAGAACCGCCGCAACACCCCGGATCGACTGACGATGCGGAAGTTCGACCCCGTGGCCGGTCGTCGCGTGGAGTTCAGGGAAACCCGCTGAGGCGGTTGGCCGTCGAGCCCCGTACCGGGAAGTCCGGCGTGCTCATCTGGGCGACGAGCACCCGTGCCACCGACGGCGCCAGAGCGACCTGGCCCCGGGCGGCGGCTCTCACTCCGGCGATCAGCTCAGAGGCCGGGGCGGCCTTGAGGAGATACCCGGTCGCCCCGGACTCGACTGCCGAGAGGATCTCCTCGTCGCTCTCATAGGTTGTCAGCACGACGACCTTGATCTCCGGATGTTCAGCGTGAATCCGGGCGGTCGCATCCACCCCGTTCATCACGGGCATGCGCAGGTCCATGAGCACGACATCGGGCACTAGCCGCTCCAGCAGCGCGATGGCCTCGGCCCCGTTCGCCGCCTGACCCACCACCTCGAGGTCGACGGCGGAGGCGAGGATCGCGACGATCCCCTCTCGGACGATGGGGTGGTCGTCGACGACCAGCACCCGAGTCGAAGTCGTGCTCATGATGGTTCTTCCTGCGTAGCGGGTGCCTCCCGTAGGCGGATATGGACCTGTGTTCCCCATGCTCCCGTGGTGATACTGAGGCCGCCGTCGGCCAGGGCGAGCCGACTGGCCATCCCCGACAGTCCGTAACCGCGGGCCGTCGCGGACTCCACATCGTGGGGGAAGCCGACGCCGTCGTCGGTGACGACGAGGATGATGCCGTCAGCGGCACTCAGCTCGACGCGGACGCTGGACGCCCGGGCGTGCTTGCGGACGTTGGCCAACGACTCATCACAACTCCTCTCACTCCCGGGTGTTGCACTGAACCCCTGAACCTGCCGCCGAAACCGGGCGTTGAGCGGGAAACTCGTCCGGTCGTCGTGCCGATCACGCGCCCATGATGAGGCTTCAGGCCCGCGTCCGAGCCGCCCTCATCCCGTTGAGGATCACCAGCACCTCGGCCCCCTCGTGGATCAGCACCACCTGGGCCAGTCCGAGGACGCCGGTGACGGCCAGTGGCAGCAGTGCGGCGATGATGAGGATCGCCAGTACCAGGTTCTGATTCATGATCCGCCTGGCTCGGCGGGCGTGGGCGAATGCCCTGGGCAGGAGCCTCAGGTCCTGGCCGGTGAAGGCGATGTCGGCCGACTCGATCGCCGCGTCGGAGCCCCCGATACCCATCGCGATTCCCACATCGGCGGCTGCCAGGGCGGGGGCGTCGTTGATTCCGTCGCCGATCATGGCGGTCGGGGCGGCCGAGCACAGTTCGGTCACCGCCTCGGACTTCTCCTCGGGGCGCAGACCTGCGCGCACGTCCGAGATCCCGGCCTGGCCGGCCAGCACCCGTGCCGCACGGGGATTGTCCCCGGTGAGCATGGTGACGCCGATGCCGGCGGTCTTCAGCGCGGAGACGGCCTCGGCGGCCCCGGTCCGCAGCTCATCGCGCACGCCGATGGCGCCGACCGCCGAGGAGTCCCGCCACACGACCACCGACGTGATGCCCTTGGACTCCATGAGGGCGATGTCGACTGCCAGCCCGCCGGCGTCGTGCCATCGTGGGCTGCCCACCATGACGGTGGCCTTCTCGATCTGTCCGGAGACGCCGCAGCCGGGGGTCTCGACGACTCCTCGCGCGGTCACGGGCCTGGTGTGCGCGTCCGCGGTCCGGGTGATCGCGGCGGCCAGCGGATGGCTGCTGGTGCGCTCCAGTGCCCCGGCCCAGGCCAGGACCTGGTCGGTCGAGAACCCGTCGGCGGTGACGACGTCGACCACCTCGGGACGGTTGTGGGTCAGCGTCCCGGTCTTGTCGAGTGCGACATGTCTGATCCCGCCGAAGCGTTCGAAGGCCGCCCCTGAGGTGATGACGACGCCGAACCGGCTGGCGGCCCCGATGGCCGAGACGACGGTCACCGGCACCGCGATCGCCAGCGCGCAGGGTGAGGCCGCCACCAGCACCACCAGGGAGCGGGTGATCCACACACCGGAGTCGCCGAAGATCGATCCGAGGGCGCCGACCACCACCGCCAGGATGAGCACCCCGGGGACAAGGGGTTTCGCGATCCGGTCGGCCAGGCGGGCGCAACGCCCCTTGTCGGCCTGAGCCTGCTCCACCAGGGAGACGATCGTGGTCAACGAGTTGTCGGTGCCCGGCGCGGTGGCGCGCACCTCGATGACCCCGGAGGCGTTGACGGCGCCCGCGGGGGCGTCGTCGCCCGGGCCGACAGCGACGGGGATGGACTCCCCGGTGATCGCCGAGACATCCAGGCTGGTGCGTCCGGTGGCAATGACGCCGTCGGTGGCAATCCGGTCGCCGGCCCGCACCACGAGGATGTCGCCGGGCTGAAGGTCCTCGACCGGAATCTCCACCGGTCCGTCGCGGCGTTGGACGAGCGCCGTCTCGGGGACCAGGCGCATCAGGGAGCTGAGACCGGAGCGGGCACGGTCCATGGCCCTGTCCTCGAGGGCCTCGGAGATCGAGTACAGGAAGGCCAGAGCGGCGGCCTCCTCCACCTGTCCGAGCAGGACTGCACCGACGGCACTGATCGTCATGAGCAGCCCGATGCCGAGCTTCCGGCGGGTGATCAGGGCCTTCAGGGCTCCCGGGACGAAGGTGGATGCTCCCGCGATGAGGCCGGCCCAGAAGGCGACGAGCGCCGGGGTCCGGGCTCCGGTGAGCTGACAGACCAGCCCGATGAGGAAGAGCGCCGTTGAGGCGAGTGACAGGAGGACCTCCCGATCACGCCACCAGGGGCCCTCATCCTCGCCGGCGTCGTGCTCGTCCGAGGCGCCGGGGGAGGGGATCGTCATGCGCCGAACCGTACCCGGACGCGTGGTGGGCTCTGAAGCCGGTCCCGCTGCCGGGCTCCCGGGCCGCCAGCGAAGGTGTGTAGGAAGGTGGTTCGTCTGATCGCCAACTTCCTACACGCCTTAGACGACCAACGTGCGCGCAGGCCCGTCAGCCGACCAGCTCCCGCGGCTGATCGTTGAGCGATCCGACGAAGGAGGCGATCCGGCGCATCCCCTCGACGATCGTGGCTTCGCCGGTGGCGTAGGACAGCCGCACGTGGCCCTCCCCGAGGCTCCCGAAGGCCACTCCCGGAGCGACCGCCACCCGCTGCTCGGCGAGAAGGCGCATCGCGAACTCGTGGGAGCTCAGCCCGGTGGCCTCGATGTTCATGAAGATGTAGAAGGCGCCCTCGGGGGTGCGGCAGCTCAGTCCGTCGATGCCGTCGATGAGGCCGACCATGAGATCACGGCGGGCGACGTAGCTGGCGCGCATGACGTCGATGCCGGACTGGTCGCCGTCCAGGGCCACGGTCGCGGCAACCTGGGCGTTGACGCAGCTGAGCATGAGCTCCTGCATGGCGGGCATGTACCGGATGACCCCGGCGGGTCCCAGGATGTAGCCGATCCGCCAGCCCGTCATGGCGTAGGTCTTCGACACCGAGTCCACGCGGAAGGTGCGCTCCCGCATGCCGGGAAGCCGGGCGATGTTGAAGAACTCCTCGCCGCCGTAGATCAGGTGCTTGTACGCCTCGTCGAAGAGCACGTACAGATCGTTGTCG contains these protein-coding regions:
- a CDS encoding ATP-binding protein; translation: MSSSISSSTSRRRAVHAPDTADDLAEAAACFANASGGTIIVGVADKVRGTEAFLGTDLEPGFVRRRVFERTQPNLDVMVREFNYAGKRLLLITVQEGLDVYVANGKAPRRRFEASCLPRSGIDLMRLSDERRGTDWSAAPSGRGVNDIDSTALLHLRSLLSRSRNALMEGVDASTVDLLSMLNLSDSHGTLTSAGELLLCQPLANAKNDVLVYQFRETPGGDVRSGRRWQAPLLTAAIEVLTMIEARIGTIPINLSNGQQIQIEDYPIIAVREALANALIHGDLRERRPVTVEHSSQSLVITSPAPLVSGITPDNILTHPPRPRFPSLASAMRAMGLAEQYGLGVDRMFKEMIRSGRAVPVLSVSEGDLRETTVRFSGGPPNSRIVKFVASLPSVEQEDTDALLIVSTLVSRRVLNAAQLAPVVQRDPDEAQAALLWLSQGAARIIEPTPRSSKRRHPDYRLTAGAVSSLGPVLAYQPKPKSDIERKIVAHVRDYDSINNDAVKRVFNVDVYAARDILKDLVSRDILARTSEQSRGTAVKYGAGKKFPARSRKRNKSTMRPEEGPSLFDMGSDVE
- a CDS encoding class I SAM-dependent methyltransferase; amino-acid sequence: MTSSTFTPTALLEAWEVQQTAFVEYRADRTRVMTDVLGAVAATLDHPLRVLDLGCGPGSVSNAVLAAIPDATVVGVDRDPLLMRLFRESTPYPDRVEVLDLDMASPGWTEGLPLGGFDAAVSATALHWLQPGQLARLHIEVARVLHPGGVMLNADHLFFDATAQPFLAALAPAERSRAEERLTRAGAMSWDDWFSAAASMPGWQAEAEAHFAQRDHKVTLTKVDVAFHLASMRAAGFTETAQIWQWLDDRVVFGRMPQH
- a CDS encoding class I SAM-dependent methyltransferase, translating into MSVSVQERLQDMWSSDSQEYDEIVERQLRNHREVRHWRHELGARLGDRPLDVVDVGCGPGFFSVMLGRLGHRVTSIDSSEGMIGAARGNLRWNGVDADVRRGDVVALDGFEAGSVDAIVSRDVVWTLHDPAAAYRRWMEVLRPGGVVLVYDGNYRRDRTGLRHGAWVALSRVLVRVTEGRPSSEGHGSSGDPTAELPSVTAERPELDLALLREAGYIDVSAEPDTHRMSLRNLEFWKYGYQGGKFIVTARKPS
- a CDS encoding ABC transporter substrate-binding protein; this encodes MASTFIPARGLALLTAGVLLLSGCAGSSVASDPSPSSSGSGSGFPATVMSCSEKLTFTEAPRKVMILNDTDASVLSMLDVLDKVTARAGNLDLEGYDINTATKLRALPQLKSVTGATGGATVSTETILDAHVDLVVGYDGGVDRAALRKAGVKLYSPDAYCDDEAPTDHASYDLVTKEVTKVGTMFGIQARARTLNAALDKQAADVKTRAAGKGATAAAFWVATDGGQVSAYGRSSMAQAAFDANGLENVYQSTEKRVFDVNMEDILKRDPEWIVLLSSGGNSSTITSTFEKFKGASQLKAVKSGHVVTMPYSYSDPATPLSVQGSEELAKLITR
- a CDS encoding ABC transporter ATP-binding protein, producing the protein MIEARSLIVRRGDRVVLDHVDLTACDGRTVGVVGPNGAGKSTLVQTMYRALSAAGGKVLVDGADITSMSRRAIARSVAVVSQEHDDALPLTVRDAVGLGRLSHRSLAGYGDRTDRDLVDAALAKVDMTDLADRLVTRLSGGERQRALIARAIVQDADHLILDEPTNHLDISHQFDLLSLVDQVPATTIVVLHDLNLAARSCQELILLDRGRLVASGSSREVLDPGLISRVYGVDVHRIDYAGRTRLFFDPISGGVAS
- a CDS encoding FecCD family ABC transporter permease encodes the protein MSVVAHPSPVVVSRARSRRLRLALLIVLLIATPVVSIAFGAASVPMDQVLGVLADHLGLRPAITWDAITDAIVWQNRMPRILAGIGVGAVLGVSGVALQAVVRNPLAEPYVLGVSAGASTGAATAIIVVGVSSTLGVAGMAFLGALTATFMVLGVGGRRHGSALTLVLAGLAVGFIFQALTNLIIFSSDSPETARSVMFWMLGSLAKVSWGQSIWILCVAIALMTMLWLCAPWLDALASGDRTSLSVGINPAAIRLVILIPVSAAVGIIVALAGGIGFVGLIIPHLMRSFTGYGHRLLVVASGLAGAVFLVWADTFSRTVFSPSELPIGVITGLLGAPFLLALVSRMNPAR
- the rpmG gene encoding 50S ribosomal protein L33 encodes the protein MAKKSAELRPIVKLRSTAGTGYTYVTRKNRRNTPDRLTMRKFDPVAGRRVEFRETR
- a CDS encoding response regulator gives rise to the protein MSTTSTRVLVVDDHPIVREGIVAILASAVDLEVVGQAANGAEAIALLERLVPDVVLMDLRMPVMNGVDATARIHAEHPEIKVVVLTTYESDEEILSAVESGATGYLLKAAPASELIAGVRAAARGQVALAPSVARVLVAQMSTPDFPVRGSTANRLSGFP
- a CDS encoding sensor histidine kinase; the protein is MANVRKHARASSVRVELSAADGIILVVTDDGVGFPHDVESATARGYGLSGMASRLALADGGLSITTGAWGTQVHIRLREAPATQEEPS
- a CDS encoding heavy metal translocating P-type ATPase, whose amino-acid sequence is MTIPSPGASDEHDAGEDEGPWWRDREVLLSLASTALFLIGLVCQLTGARTPALVAFWAGLIAGASTFVPGALKALITRRKLGIGLLMTISAVGAVLLGQVEEAAALAFLYSISEALEDRAMDRARSGLSSLMRLVPETALVQRRDGPVEIPVEDLQPGDILVVRAGDRIATDGVIATGRTSLDVSAITGESIPVAVGPGDDAPAGAVNASGVIEVRATAPGTDNSLTTIVSLVEQAQADKGRCARLADRIAKPLVPGVLILAVVVGALGSIFGDSGVWITRSLVVLVAASPCALAIAVPVTVVSAIGAASRFGVVITSGAAFERFGGIRHVALDKTGTLTHNRPEVVDVVTADGFSTDQVLAWAGALERTSSHPLAAAITRTADAHTRPVTARGVVETPGCGVSGQIEKATVMVGSPRWHDAGGLAVDIALMESKGITSVVVWRDSSAVGAIGVRDELRTGAAEAVSALKTAGIGVTMLTGDNPRAARVLAGQAGISDVRAGLRPEEKSEAVTELCSAAPTAMIGDGINDAPALAAADVGIAMGIGGSDAAIESADIAFTGQDLRLLPRAFAHARRARRIMNQNLVLAILIIAALLPLAVTGVLGLAQVVLIHEGAEVLVILNGMRAARTRA
- a CDS encoding aminotransferase class I/II-fold pyridoxal phosphate-dependent enzyme, with the translated sequence MKPISSAAITDRSKVILINSPANPTASTASSRATLEMIARVAIDNDLYVLFDEAYKHLIYGGEEFFNIARLPGMRERTFRVDSVSKTYAMTGWRIGYILGPAGVIRYMPAMQELMLSCVNAQVAATVALDGDQSGIDVMRASYVARRDLMVGLIDGIDGLSCRTPEGAFYIFMNIEATGLSSHEFAMRLLAEQRVAVAPGVAFGSLGEGHVRLSYATGEATIVEGMRRIASFVGSLNDQPRELVG